From the genome of Solidesulfovibrio carbinolicus, one region includes:
- the hisD gene encoding histidinol dehydrogenase: protein MPCPRFTVTGPADFGALRALLATREEAAGDAEEKVRRILADVAERGDAALVELTRDFDCKTFDASCLRVPAADIEAGKNAIPAADLAIIEEAAANIRDFHERQKEQSWWVPSPGGTMLGQIVTPVDAAGCYVPGGRGGETPLISSLLMNAIPAAVAGVPRIVAVSPPRADGTLNPYILAAAAVCGVTEIYRLGSAWAIAALAYGTETIAPVDVVVGPGNIYVTTAKRLLIGRIGIDMIAGPSEIAILADSTANPEWLAADMLSQAEHDPMAAAVCLSDDKALLDATCAELAKQVAALPRNDIAAASLSHFGALVAVPDLDVGMELINAIAPEHFELCVADPWAMVGKVRHAGAVFMGHHCPEPVGDYFAGPNHVLPTMGTARFSSALSVSTFTKKTSLIAAAPSYVAANGPKIARLARLENLEAHARSVECRLK, encoded by the coding sequence ATGCCCTGTCCCCGCTTTACCGTCACCGGTCCGGCCGATTTCGGGGCGCTTCGCGCCCTGCTCGCCACTCGCGAGGAGGCGGCCGGCGACGCCGAGGAAAAAGTCCGCCGCATCCTGGCCGACGTGGCCGAGCGCGGCGACGCCGCCCTGGTGGAACTGACCCGCGATTTCGACTGCAAGACCTTCGACGCCTCCTGTCTGCGCGTGCCCGCCGCCGACATCGAGGCCGGCAAAAACGCCATCCCCGCCGCCGACCTAGCCATCATTGAGGAAGCCGCGGCCAACATCCGCGACTTCCATGAGCGCCAGAAGGAACAGTCCTGGTGGGTTCCGTCCCCGGGCGGCACCATGCTCGGCCAGATCGTCACCCCGGTGGACGCCGCCGGGTGCTATGTGCCCGGAGGGCGCGGCGGCGAAACGCCGCTTATTTCGAGCCTGCTCATGAACGCCATCCCGGCCGCCGTGGCCGGCGTGCCGCGCATCGTGGCCGTGTCCCCGCCCCGGGCCGACGGCACGCTCAATCCCTACATCCTGGCCGCCGCCGCCGTGTGCGGCGTCACCGAGATCTACCGCCTGGGCAGCGCCTGGGCCATCGCCGCCCTGGCCTACGGCACGGAGACCATCGCCCCGGTGGACGTGGTGGTCGGGCCGGGCAACATCTACGTCACCACGGCCAAGCGCCTGCTCATCGGCCGCATCGGCATCGATATGATCGCCGGGCCAAGCGAGATCGCCATCCTGGCCGACTCCACGGCCAACCCCGAATGGCTGGCCGCCGACATGCTGTCCCAGGCCGAGCACGACCCCATGGCCGCCGCCGTGTGCTTAAGCGACGACAAGGCGCTTTTGGACGCCACCTGCGCCGAGCTGGCCAAGCAAGTGGCCGCCCTGCCCAGAAACGACATCGCCGCCGCCTCTCTCTCCCACTTCGGGGCTTTGGTCGCCGTGCCCGACCTCGACGTCGGCATGGAACTCATAAACGCCATCGCGCCTGAGCATTTCGAGCTGTGCGTGGCCGATCCCTGGGCCATGGTCGGCAAGGTGCGCCACGCCGGCGCGGTATTCATGGGGCATCACTGCCCCGAACCGGTCGGCGACTATTTCGCCGGCCCCAACCATGTGCTGCCGACCATGGGCACAGCCCGGTTCTCCTCGGCCCTGTCCGTGTCCACCTTTACCAAGAAAACCAGCCTGATTGCCGCCGCCCCGAGCTACGTGGCCGCCAACGGCCCCAAGATCGCCCGGCTGGCCAGGCTCGAAAACCTCGAAGCCCACGCCCGCAGCGTGGAATGCCGTCTGAAATAA
- a CDS encoding phosphoribosylaminoimidazolesuccinocarboxamide synthase, protein MHAVTETDIKAYPLRSRGKVRDIYDLSPDSLLLVTTDRISAYDVIMPDPIPLKGVILNQITLFWMDMFKDMVPNHLIASDVAEYPAPLAPYAADLAGRSVVAKKAKPLPIECIVRGFITGSGLKDYQATGSVCGHALPPGLVESQILPEPLFTPSTKADLGAHDENITLDTAKEMLGSALFAKVEVTSLAMYAKARDYARERGIIIADTKFEFGLIDGELILIDEVLTPDSSRFWPAEGYQAGKSQPSYDKQYLRDWLVSIGFNKQPPAPNLPQDVVAKTQEKYLAAYELLTGKKLA, encoded by the coding sequence ATGCACGCCGTGACCGAAACCGACATCAAGGCCTACCCCCTGCGTTCCCGGGGCAAGGTGCGCGACATTTACGACCTCTCGCCGGACAGCCTGCTTTTGGTCACCACCGACCGCATCTCGGCCTATGACGTCATCATGCCCGACCCCATTCCGCTCAAGGGCGTGATCCTCAACCAGATTACGCTTTTTTGGATGGACATGTTCAAGGACATGGTTCCCAACCACCTGATCGCCTCGGACGTGGCCGAGTATCCCGCGCCGCTGGCTCCCTACGCCGCCGATCTGGCCGGCCGGTCGGTGGTGGCCAAAAAGGCCAAGCCCCTGCCCATCGAGTGCATCGTGCGCGGCTTTATCACCGGCTCGGGCCTCAAGGACTATCAGGCCACGGGTTCGGTCTGCGGCCATGCCCTGCCGCCCGGGCTGGTGGAATCGCAAATCCTGCCCGAACCCCTCTTCACCCCGTCCACCAAGGCCGATCTCGGGGCCCATGACGAAAACATCACCCTGGACACGGCCAAGGAGATGCTGGGCAGCGCGCTTTTCGCCAAGGTCGAGGTCACGAGCCTGGCCATGTACGCCAAGGCCCGGGACTACGCCCGGGAGCGCGGCATCATCATCGCCGACACCAAATTCGAGTTTGGGCTTATCGATGGCGAGCTGATCCTCATCGACGAGGTGCTGACCCCCGATTCCTCGCGGTTCTGGCCGGCCGAGGGCTATCAGGCCGGCAAGTCCCAGCCGAGTTACGACAAGCAGTACCTGCGCGACTGGCTGGTTTCCATTGGCTTCAACAAGCAGCCGCCGGCCCCGAATCTGCCCCAGGACGTCGTGGCCAAGACCCAGGAAAAGTACCTGGCGGCCTACGAGCTGCTGACCGGAAAAAAATTGGCCTAG
- a CDS encoding SGNH/GDSL hydrolase family protein, whose amino-acid sequence MKKSLQNVLLVCASLLLAFVFVEAGARFWLAHKYLLGNFKTTSTFVQSDAEQPGNTDPLGWETPNRTHFYYVYDEKSDIVWKSIYHFNNMGLVSRRNYDPVKKTGEYRIAIIGDSFTASVQMMEPWPDRLEDVLNTDKALKDKLGVTTFKVYNLGMYAAGFPDFVNLARIAQKLNPDMVIVNFIAADFPRCNNCTTEIDNPLKDKAKQLVSGEIPVPIDAEGKEVGYLRVSCEQPPVDFSNDTCRHSYNLSLPPEIAADPTKVRKVKQEVVSRFLRGQLLTSFYPYSIAMALGKSPSLTDLRHPEWFKGPETRKRELTQEEIILQAADSMKAIRDMFPGKMFFGMLNPTYDDLTWQPAEDTTKALLAAAPWLSVKLMREYLPKDKSKEEMYAWFCLPHDGHMSDKGGEVYSLATARVIEEVLGKP is encoded by the coding sequence ATGAAAAAATCCCTCCAGAATGTCTTGTTGGTTTGTGCCTCGCTGCTTCTGGCGTTTGTGTTCGTGGAAGCTGGTGCACGATTTTGGCTGGCGCACAAATATCTTCTCGGCAATTTCAAGACGACGTCCACATTTGTCCAAAGCGATGCCGAACAGCCGGGAAATACCGATCCTCTGGGCTGGGAGACGCCCAACAGGACACACTTCTACTACGTCTACGACGAAAAATCCGACATCGTTTGGAAGTCCATATACCATTTCAACAACATGGGGCTTGTTTCCAGACGAAACTATGATCCGGTCAAAAAAACTGGCGAGTATCGAATCGCCATCATTGGCGATTCGTTTACGGCATCCGTGCAAATGATGGAGCCTTGGCCAGACCGGCTGGAGGACGTTCTTAACACGGACAAAGCCCTCAAAGACAAGCTCGGCGTCACCACGTTCAAAGTCTACAACCTTGGCATGTATGCGGCCGGTTTTCCCGATTTCGTGAATTTGGCCAGGATCGCCCAAAAGCTCAATCCAGATATGGTGATCGTCAACTTTATTGCCGCTGATTTCCCTCGATGCAACAATTGCACGACGGAAATCGACAATCCCCTCAAGGATAAAGCCAAGCAGTTGGTCAGCGGCGAAATTCCTGTCCCGATCGATGCCGAGGGCAAGGAAGTCGGCTACTTGCGCGTGTCCTGCGAACAGCCGCCAGTGGATTTTTCCAACGACACTTGCCGCCACTCGTATAATTTGTCTCTGCCGCCGGAGATTGCCGCCGATCCGACCAAGGTCCGCAAAGTGAAGCAGGAAGTGGTCAGCCGGTTTCTGCGTGGCCAACTGTTGACATCCTTTTACCCGTATTCCATAGCCATGGCCTTGGGGAAATCGCCGTCCCTGACCGACCTGCGTCATCCGGAGTGGTTCAAGGGACCGGAAACGAGAAAGCGCGAATTGACTCAGGAAGAAATCATTCTCCAGGCAGCGGACAGCATGAAAGCCATCCGCGACATGTTTCCCGGCAAGATGTTTTTCGGGATGCTCAATCCGACCTATGACGATCTGACGTGGCAGCCGGCCGAAGACACGACCAAGGCGTTGCTTGCTGCCGCGCCCTGGCTCTCGGTGAAACTGATGCGGGAATATCTGCCCAAGGACAAATCCAAGGAAGAGATGTACGCGTGGTTCTGCCTGCCCCATGACGGCCATATGAGCGACAAGGGCGGCGAGGTCTACTCCTTGGCCACGGCCCGGGTCATCGAGGAGGTCCTTGGCAAGCCCTAA
- a CDS encoding phosphoribosyltransferase family protein — MIALAQALMERCWEAGAVVVQNAPITLKSGRQSHVYVSLRHFVCESANLALCGDVFGEWLEGRELTLGSVSSLLSPVLCGAFAGRFDLPLALFRADASEKGLSGQVFGGEKGGAVVLVDDVLSSGGTAVEAARAFAEKGLGKASLFVFVDKRPQSLRVHFPLPVAAPLNLGELLRHGIKAGYLRGEALGFAEKELAFLAD; from the coding sequence GTGATCGCCCTTGCCCAGGCCCTTATGGAGCGTTGCTGGGAAGCCGGGGCGGTGGTGGTGCAAAACGCGCCCATCACCCTCAAATCCGGCCGCCAGAGCCATGTCTACGTGTCGCTGCGCCATTTCGTCTGCGAGTCGGCCAATCTGGCTCTTTGCGGCGACGTGTTCGGGGAATGGCTGGAAGGCCGGGAGTTGACCCTGGGCAGCGTGTCGAGCCTGCTTTCGCCGGTGCTGTGCGGGGCCTTTGCCGGCCGTTTCGACCTGCCGTTGGCCCTTTTTCGGGCCGACGCCTCGGAAAAGGGGCTGTCCGGCCAGGTGTTTGGCGGCGAAAAGGGCGGGGCCGTGGTCCTTGTGGACGACGTGCTGAGCTCGGGCGGCACGGCCGTGGAAGCGGCTCGGGCTTTTGCCGAAAAAGGGCTAGGCAAGGCGTCGCTTTTCGTCTTCGTGGACAAGCGGCCGCAAAGCCTGCGGGTGCACTTTCCCCTGCCCGTGGCCGCTCCGCTGAATCTGGGAGAGCTTTTGCGCCACGGCATCAAGGCCGGGTATCTGCGCGGGGAAGCCCTGGGCTTTGCCGAAAAAGAGCTGGCCTTTCTGGCGGACTAG
- a CDS encoding MFS transporter gives MRSFRHRNFRLFFAGQFISLTGTWMQSVAVSWLVYRLTGSSLALGLTGFASHIPVFVFGLWGGCLADRGNKRRILILAQAAAMVQALTLAWLALSGTAVLWQVVGLAAFLGLVNAVEMPTRQAFVVDMVGRDDLHNAIALNSSMFNSARVLGPALAGLLVAALGEGWCFFLNGVSYLAVIAALAAMRLPPAAPLAACPPAVGAIRQGLAYAYGDEKIRAILSALVVVSLFVSVVMVLLPVVVNAVLGQGARELGFMTASMGAGSVVAAVTLALRRESRGLSRWRAVCGLGVGLCMMAFAASRSYALSAVIAAVLGFCLILFFAASNTILQLRTPDAMRGRVMALYAVTLVGMAPFGSLLAGGAASLLGAPVAIALAGSLCLAGVAASLYFEAAGQKAGQDGPGKPTH, from the coding sequence TTGCGTTCGTTTCGCCACCGCAATTTTCGGCTGTTTTTCGCCGGGCAGTTCATCTCCCTGACCGGCACCTGGATGCAGTCCGTGGCCGTGTCCTGGCTGGTCTACCGCCTGACCGGCTCCAGCCTGGCCCTGGGGCTGACCGGGTTCGCCAGCCATATCCCGGTCTTTGTCTTCGGCCTTTGGGGCGGCTGTCTGGCCGACCGGGGCAACAAGCGCCGCATCCTCATCCTGGCCCAGGCCGCCGCCATGGTCCAAGCCCTGACGCTCGCCTGGCTGGCCCTTTCCGGCACGGCTGTCCTGTGGCAGGTAGTCGGCTTGGCCGCCTTCCTGGGCCTGGTCAACGCCGTGGAGATGCCCACGCGCCAGGCCTTTGTGGTGGACATGGTGGGCCGCGACGACCTGCACAACGCCATTGCGCTCAATTCCTCCATGTTCAACAGCGCCCGGGTGCTCGGTCCGGCCCTGGCCGGCCTGCTTGTGGCCGCCCTCGGCGAGGGCTGGTGCTTTTTTTTAAATGGGGTCAGCTACTTGGCCGTCATCGCCGCCCTGGCCGCCATGCGTCTGCCGCCGGCCGCGCCTTTGGCCGCCTGTCCGCCGGCCGTCGGGGCCATCCGCCAGGGGCTGGCCTACGCCTATGGCGACGAGAAGATTCGCGCCATCTTAAGCGCCCTGGTGGTGGTAAGCCTGTTTGTGTCGGTGGTCATGGTGCTGTTGCCGGTGGTGGTCAACGCCGTCCTTGGCCAGGGCGCGCGGGAGCTGGGCTTTATGACCGCCTCCATGGGCGCGGGCAGCGTGGTCGCGGCCGTGACCTTGGCCCTTCGGCGCGAAAGCCGGGGCCTGTCGCGTTGGCGGGCGGTCTGCGGGCTTGGGGTGGGGCTGTGCATGATGGCCTTTGCCGCCTCCCGCAGTTATGCTCTTTCGGCTGTCATCGCCGCCGTCCTGGGCTTTTGCCTGATTCTTTTTTTCGCCGCCTCCAACACCATTCTCCAATTGCGCACCCCGGACGCCATGCGGGGCCGGGTCATGGCGCTGTATGCCGTCACTCTGGTCGGCATGGCCCCCTTTGGTTCGCTTCTGGCCGGCGGCGCGGCCAGCCTGCTCGGCGCGCCCGTGGCCATAGCCCTGGCCGGAAGCCTTTGCCTGGCGGGCGTGGCGGCAAGTTTATATTTTGAGGCCGCCGGACAAAAAGCCGGCCAGGACGGCCCAGGCAAGCCCACGCATTGA